From one Populus alba chromosome 17, ASM523922v2, whole genome shotgun sequence genomic stretch:
- the LOC118049854 gene encoding protein TPX2 isoform X4 — MAAENEDSSTATTMTNTTTLMTFVDEAYEFSAPKFYDFVKGESDEDSRNAELWFDVTASYAPSPFMPRIKTGRSFKVEALCDFSKADQFNKVAESSDSKASDSNSQSEIMPPPAEAAAPIETGKEEKTSDEDNKENNANLVNVSAGEVTCEKEKKVGFACAEGNGSTSSLRTENTDGKESSKNEAYCTPKPPMSSRNRGPLTDSKKNQSARRIASLVKNPSLLKPKNQSQSSQVKGIKPASVKKPPNVKNVAGTTNLAQENQAIKKQKLEGGRSRQILNAKPPQPLTHKSKLGLSSGSSNLCSSVANKMKKEERKVYVREQAAPGPFVSTAEMMNKFQSNTRGLSMPHLNNSISHDGPASVIQRKPKLTLTRPKEPEFETAQRVRSVKIKSSAEIEEEMMAKIPKFKARPLNKKILEAATLPALPRSTPQPPEFLEFHLETAARANQNAESTSVASTEVSHQSNLWKPHHLTEPKTPVLHTSLRARPARVKSSLELEKEEIEKIPKFKARPLNKKIFESKGAMGVFCHAKKQVTVPQEFHFATNERIPPQAAVVDMFDKLSLRSEPILDNPIPRNTKPNPFHLHTEERGAEKERKFLMELVEKQMEEERARVPRANPYPYTTDYPVVPPRPEPKPCTKPEPFQLESLVRHEEEMQREMEERERKEKEEAQMRIFRAQPVLKEDPIPVPEKARKPLTQVQQFNLHADQRAVERAEFDHKVKEKEVLYKRYREESETAKMMEEEKALKQLRRTMVPHARPVPNFNHPFCPQKSSKEATKAKSPNLRVLQRRERRKMMMVNAASSAAASGMR; from the exons ATGGCAGCGGAGAATGAGGATTCTTCAACTGCAACGACAATGACGAATACGACGACGTTGATGACGTTTGTAGATGAGGCGTACGAGTTTTCGGCTCCgaagttttatgattttgtgAAAGGAGAATCGGATGAAGATTCTAGAAACGCTGAGCTTTGGTTCGATGTTACTGCGTCCTACGCTCCTTCTC CTTTTATGCCTAGAATTAAGACTGGTAGATCATTTAAGGTAGAGGCCTTATGTGATTTTAGCAAAGCAGACCAGTTTAACAAG GTAGCAGAATCATCTGATTCAAAAGCTTCAGACAGTAACTCTCAATCAGAGATCATGCCACCACCTGCAGAAGCAGCAGCACCTATTGAAAcggggaaagaagaaaaaacttctGATGAGgataacaaagaaaacaatGCTAACCTCGTCAAT GTTTCTGCTGGTGAGGTTACTtgtgaaaaagagaagaaggtgGGGTTTGCATGTGCTGAAGGAAATGGAAG CACTTCTTCTCTGCGAACTGAGAACACTGATGGTAAAGAGAGCAGTAAAAATGAAGCTTACTGCACCCCTAAGCCACCAATGTCTTCTCGGAACAGAGGCCCGTTGACTGATTCCAAGAAGAATCAGTCAGCTAGACGCATAGCTAGCTTGGTTAAGAATCCATCTTTGCTGAAGCCAAAGAATCAATCACAGTCTTCACAAGTTAAGGGAATCAAACCAGCAAGTGTCAAAAA ACCACCTAATGTGAAAAATGTTGCTGGGACTACCAATTTAGCCCAAGAGAACCAGGCGATTAAGAAACAGAAGCTGGAGGGAGGGAGATCCAGACAG aTTCTTAATGCCAAGCCCCCACAACCATTGACACACAAGTCCAAACTGGGACTTAGCAGTGGCAGTTCTAACTTGTGTTCGTCTGTTgctaataaaatgaagaaagaggagagaaag gtTTATGTTCGGGAACAAGCAGCTCCAGGTCCATTTGTTTCAACGGCAGAAATGATGAATAAGTTTCAATCAAATACTAGAGGATTGTCAATGCCACACCTTAACAATTCTATCTCACAT GATGGTCCTGCATCTGTTATCCAGAGGAAGCCTAAGCTCACACTGACAAGGCCCAAGGAGCCTGAATTTGAAACAGCTCAGCGCGTTCGCtcagtcaaaataaaaagttctGCTGagattgaagaagagatgatgGCCAAAATTCCCAAGTTCAAAGCTAGACCACTGAACAAGAAG ATTCTGGAAGCTGCAACATTACCTGCATTACCAAGAAGCACACCACAGCCACCTGAGTTCCTG GAGTTTCACTTAGAGACAGCAGCAAGGGCAAATCAGAATGCAGAATCAACTTCAGTGGCTTCAACAGAAGTGTCTCATCAG AGTAATCTATGGAAACCTCATCATCTTACAGAGCCCAAAACCCCTGTTCTTCATACATCTTTAAGGGCCCGTCCAGCAAGGGTGAAAAGTTCTTTAGAGCTAGAGAAAGAGGAGATAGAAAAGATCCCTAAATTTAAAGCAAGACCTCTGAATAAGAAG ATATTTGAAAGTAAAGGAGCGATGGGGGTTTTCTGCCATGCAAAGAAGCAAGTCACCGTACCTCAAGAATTTCACTTTGCCACAAACGAGAGGATTCCACCACAAGCTGCTGTAGTTGATATGTTTGACAAG CTCTCACTGAGGTCAGAACCTATCCTTGACAACCCGATTCCAAGAAACACAAAGCCAAATCCATTCCATCTCCACACAGAG GAAAGAGGGGCcgaaaaagagaggaaattcTTGATGGAACTCGTGGAGAAACAGATGGAAGAGGAAAGAGCAAGAGTTCCTAGAGCCAATCCCTATCCTTATACCACTGACTATCCTGTG GTTCCACCAAGACCAGAGCCCAAACCATGCACAAAACCAGAACCTTTCCAATTGGAGAGTTTAGTAAGGCATGAGGAGGAAATGCAACGGGAAATggaagaaagagaaaggaaggaaaaagaagaggCTCAGATGAGGATATTCAGAGCACAGCCAGTCCTTAAAGA GGACCCAATTCCAGTACCAGAGAAAGCGCGAAAACCACTCACACAGGTTCAACAATTCAATCTCCATGCAGATCAGAGGGCAGTTGAAAGGGCAGAATTTGACCACAAG gtGAAGGAGAAAGAAGTGTTGTACAAGAGATACAGAGAGGAGAGTGAAACTGCAAAGATG ATGGAGGAGGAAAAGGCGTTGAAACAGCTGCGGAGAACGATGGTCCCCCATGCCCGGCCAGTACCGAATTTTAACCATCCATTCTGCCCCCAGAA GTCATCCAAGGAAGCTACAAAGGCAAAGTCTCCTAATTTAAGAGTGCTccagagaagagagagaaggaagatgatgatggtgaaCGCTGCTTCATCTGCCGCCGCTTCTGGCATGCGATGA
- the LOC118049854 gene encoding protein TPX2 isoform X1 has translation MAAENEDSSTATTMTNTTTLMTFVDEAYEFSAPKFYDFVKGESDEDSRNAELWFDVTASYAPSPFMPRIKTGRSFKVEALCDFSKADQFNKVAESSDSKASDSNSQSEIMPPPAEAAAPIETGKEEKTSDEDNKENNANLVNVVSAGEVTCEKEKKVGFACAEGNGRSTSSLRTENTDGKESSKNEAYCTPKPPMSSRNRGPLTDSKKNQSARRIASLVKNPSLLKPKNQSQSSQVKGIKPASVKKPPNVKNVAGTTNLAQENQAIKKQKLEGGRSRQILNAKPPQPLTHKSKLGLSSGSSNLCSSVANKMKKEERKVYVREQAAPGPFVSTAEMMNKFQSNTRGLSMPHLNNSISHDGPASVIQRKPKLTLTRPKEPEFETAQRVRSVKIKSSAEIEEEMMAKIPKFKARPLNKKILEAATLPALPRSTPQPPEFLEFHLETAARANQNAESTSVASTEVSHQSNLWKPHHLTEPKTPVLHTSLRARPARVKSSLELEKEEIEKIPKFKARPLNKKIFESKGAMGVFCHAKKQVTVPQEFHFATNERIPPQAAVVDMFDKLSLRSEPILDNPIPRNTKPNPFHLHTEERGAEKERKFLMELVEKQMEEERARVPRANPYPYTTDYPVVPPRPEPKPCTKPEPFQLESLVRHEEEMQREMEERERKEKEEAQMRIFRAQPVLKEDPIPVPEKARKPLTQVQQFNLHADQRAVERAEFDHKVKEKEVLYKRYREESETAKMMEEEKALKQLRRTMVPHARPVPNFNHPFCPQKSSKEATKAKSPNLRVLQRRERRKMMMVNAASSAAASGMR, from the exons ATGGCAGCGGAGAATGAGGATTCTTCAACTGCAACGACAATGACGAATACGACGACGTTGATGACGTTTGTAGATGAGGCGTACGAGTTTTCGGCTCCgaagttttatgattttgtgAAAGGAGAATCGGATGAAGATTCTAGAAACGCTGAGCTTTGGTTCGATGTTACTGCGTCCTACGCTCCTTCTC CTTTTATGCCTAGAATTAAGACTGGTAGATCATTTAAGGTAGAGGCCTTATGTGATTTTAGCAAAGCAGACCAGTTTAACAAG GTAGCAGAATCATCTGATTCAAAAGCTTCAGACAGTAACTCTCAATCAGAGATCATGCCACCACCTGCAGAAGCAGCAGCACCTATTGAAAcggggaaagaagaaaaaacttctGATGAGgataacaaagaaaacaatGCTAACCTCGTCAATGTA GTTTCTGCTGGTGAGGTTACTtgtgaaaaagagaagaaggtgGGGTTTGCATGTGCTGAAGGAAATGGAAG AAGCACTTCTTCTCTGCGAACTGAGAACACTGATGGTAAAGAGAGCAGTAAAAATGAAGCTTACTGCACCCCTAAGCCACCAATGTCTTCTCGGAACAGAGGCCCGTTGACTGATTCCAAGAAGAATCAGTCAGCTAGACGCATAGCTAGCTTGGTTAAGAATCCATCTTTGCTGAAGCCAAAGAATCAATCACAGTCTTCACAAGTTAAGGGAATCAAACCAGCAAGTGTCAAAAA ACCACCTAATGTGAAAAATGTTGCTGGGACTACCAATTTAGCCCAAGAGAACCAGGCGATTAAGAAACAGAAGCTGGAGGGAGGGAGATCCAGACAG aTTCTTAATGCCAAGCCCCCACAACCATTGACACACAAGTCCAAACTGGGACTTAGCAGTGGCAGTTCTAACTTGTGTTCGTCTGTTgctaataaaatgaagaaagaggagagaaag gtTTATGTTCGGGAACAAGCAGCTCCAGGTCCATTTGTTTCAACGGCAGAAATGATGAATAAGTTTCAATCAAATACTAGAGGATTGTCAATGCCACACCTTAACAATTCTATCTCACAT GATGGTCCTGCATCTGTTATCCAGAGGAAGCCTAAGCTCACACTGACAAGGCCCAAGGAGCCTGAATTTGAAACAGCTCAGCGCGTTCGCtcagtcaaaataaaaagttctGCTGagattgaagaagagatgatgGCCAAAATTCCCAAGTTCAAAGCTAGACCACTGAACAAGAAG ATTCTGGAAGCTGCAACATTACCTGCATTACCAAGAAGCACACCACAGCCACCTGAGTTCCTG GAGTTTCACTTAGAGACAGCAGCAAGGGCAAATCAGAATGCAGAATCAACTTCAGTGGCTTCAACAGAAGTGTCTCATCAG AGTAATCTATGGAAACCTCATCATCTTACAGAGCCCAAAACCCCTGTTCTTCATACATCTTTAAGGGCCCGTCCAGCAAGGGTGAAAAGTTCTTTAGAGCTAGAGAAAGAGGAGATAGAAAAGATCCCTAAATTTAAAGCAAGACCTCTGAATAAGAAG ATATTTGAAAGTAAAGGAGCGATGGGGGTTTTCTGCCATGCAAAGAAGCAAGTCACCGTACCTCAAGAATTTCACTTTGCCACAAACGAGAGGATTCCACCACAAGCTGCTGTAGTTGATATGTTTGACAAG CTCTCACTGAGGTCAGAACCTATCCTTGACAACCCGATTCCAAGAAACACAAAGCCAAATCCATTCCATCTCCACACAGAG GAAAGAGGGGCcgaaaaagagaggaaattcTTGATGGAACTCGTGGAGAAACAGATGGAAGAGGAAAGAGCAAGAGTTCCTAGAGCCAATCCCTATCCTTATACCACTGACTATCCTGTG GTTCCACCAAGACCAGAGCCCAAACCATGCACAAAACCAGAACCTTTCCAATTGGAGAGTTTAGTAAGGCATGAGGAGGAAATGCAACGGGAAATggaagaaagagaaaggaaggaaaaagaagaggCTCAGATGAGGATATTCAGAGCACAGCCAGTCCTTAAAGA GGACCCAATTCCAGTACCAGAGAAAGCGCGAAAACCACTCACACAGGTTCAACAATTCAATCTCCATGCAGATCAGAGGGCAGTTGAAAGGGCAGAATTTGACCACAAG gtGAAGGAGAAAGAAGTGTTGTACAAGAGATACAGAGAGGAGAGTGAAACTGCAAAGATG ATGGAGGAGGAAAAGGCGTTGAAACAGCTGCGGAGAACGATGGTCCCCCATGCCCGGCCAGTACCGAATTTTAACCATCCATTCTGCCCCCAGAA GTCATCCAAGGAAGCTACAAAGGCAAAGTCTCCTAATTTAAGAGTGCTccagagaagagagagaaggaagatgatgatggtgaaCGCTGCTTCATCTGCCGCCGCTTCTGGCATGCGATGA
- the LOC118049854 gene encoding protein TPX2 isoform X2, giving the protein MAAENEDSSTATTMTNTTTLMTFVDEAYEFSAPKFYDFVKGESDEDSRNAELWFDVTASYAPSPFMPRIKTGRSFKVEALCDFSKADQFNKVAESSDSKASDSNSQSEIMPPPAEAAAPIETGKEEKTSDEDNKENNANLVNVSAGEVTCEKEKKVGFACAEGNGRSTSSLRTENTDGKESSKNEAYCTPKPPMSSRNRGPLTDSKKNQSARRIASLVKNPSLLKPKNQSQSSQVKGIKPASVKKPPNVKNVAGTTNLAQENQAIKKQKLEGGRSRQILNAKPPQPLTHKSKLGLSSGSSNLCSSVANKMKKEERKVYVREQAAPGPFVSTAEMMNKFQSNTRGLSMPHLNNSISHDGPASVIQRKPKLTLTRPKEPEFETAQRVRSVKIKSSAEIEEEMMAKIPKFKARPLNKKILEAATLPALPRSTPQPPEFLEFHLETAARANQNAESTSVASTEVSHQSNLWKPHHLTEPKTPVLHTSLRARPARVKSSLELEKEEIEKIPKFKARPLNKKIFESKGAMGVFCHAKKQVTVPQEFHFATNERIPPQAAVVDMFDKLSLRSEPILDNPIPRNTKPNPFHLHTEERGAEKERKFLMELVEKQMEEERARVPRANPYPYTTDYPVVPPRPEPKPCTKPEPFQLESLVRHEEEMQREMEERERKEKEEAQMRIFRAQPVLKEDPIPVPEKARKPLTQVQQFNLHADQRAVERAEFDHKVKEKEVLYKRYREESETAKMMEEEKALKQLRRTMVPHARPVPNFNHPFCPQKSSKEATKAKSPNLRVLQRRERRKMMMVNAASSAAASGMR; this is encoded by the exons ATGGCAGCGGAGAATGAGGATTCTTCAACTGCAACGACAATGACGAATACGACGACGTTGATGACGTTTGTAGATGAGGCGTACGAGTTTTCGGCTCCgaagttttatgattttgtgAAAGGAGAATCGGATGAAGATTCTAGAAACGCTGAGCTTTGGTTCGATGTTACTGCGTCCTACGCTCCTTCTC CTTTTATGCCTAGAATTAAGACTGGTAGATCATTTAAGGTAGAGGCCTTATGTGATTTTAGCAAAGCAGACCAGTTTAACAAG GTAGCAGAATCATCTGATTCAAAAGCTTCAGACAGTAACTCTCAATCAGAGATCATGCCACCACCTGCAGAAGCAGCAGCACCTATTGAAAcggggaaagaagaaaaaacttctGATGAGgataacaaagaaaacaatGCTAACCTCGTCAAT GTTTCTGCTGGTGAGGTTACTtgtgaaaaagagaagaaggtgGGGTTTGCATGTGCTGAAGGAAATGGAAG AAGCACTTCTTCTCTGCGAACTGAGAACACTGATGGTAAAGAGAGCAGTAAAAATGAAGCTTACTGCACCCCTAAGCCACCAATGTCTTCTCGGAACAGAGGCCCGTTGACTGATTCCAAGAAGAATCAGTCAGCTAGACGCATAGCTAGCTTGGTTAAGAATCCATCTTTGCTGAAGCCAAAGAATCAATCACAGTCTTCACAAGTTAAGGGAATCAAACCAGCAAGTGTCAAAAA ACCACCTAATGTGAAAAATGTTGCTGGGACTACCAATTTAGCCCAAGAGAACCAGGCGATTAAGAAACAGAAGCTGGAGGGAGGGAGATCCAGACAG aTTCTTAATGCCAAGCCCCCACAACCATTGACACACAAGTCCAAACTGGGACTTAGCAGTGGCAGTTCTAACTTGTGTTCGTCTGTTgctaataaaatgaagaaagaggagagaaag gtTTATGTTCGGGAACAAGCAGCTCCAGGTCCATTTGTTTCAACGGCAGAAATGATGAATAAGTTTCAATCAAATACTAGAGGATTGTCAATGCCACACCTTAACAATTCTATCTCACAT GATGGTCCTGCATCTGTTATCCAGAGGAAGCCTAAGCTCACACTGACAAGGCCCAAGGAGCCTGAATTTGAAACAGCTCAGCGCGTTCGCtcagtcaaaataaaaagttctGCTGagattgaagaagagatgatgGCCAAAATTCCCAAGTTCAAAGCTAGACCACTGAACAAGAAG ATTCTGGAAGCTGCAACATTACCTGCATTACCAAGAAGCACACCACAGCCACCTGAGTTCCTG GAGTTTCACTTAGAGACAGCAGCAAGGGCAAATCAGAATGCAGAATCAACTTCAGTGGCTTCAACAGAAGTGTCTCATCAG AGTAATCTATGGAAACCTCATCATCTTACAGAGCCCAAAACCCCTGTTCTTCATACATCTTTAAGGGCCCGTCCAGCAAGGGTGAAAAGTTCTTTAGAGCTAGAGAAAGAGGAGATAGAAAAGATCCCTAAATTTAAAGCAAGACCTCTGAATAAGAAG ATATTTGAAAGTAAAGGAGCGATGGGGGTTTTCTGCCATGCAAAGAAGCAAGTCACCGTACCTCAAGAATTTCACTTTGCCACAAACGAGAGGATTCCACCACAAGCTGCTGTAGTTGATATGTTTGACAAG CTCTCACTGAGGTCAGAACCTATCCTTGACAACCCGATTCCAAGAAACACAAAGCCAAATCCATTCCATCTCCACACAGAG GAAAGAGGGGCcgaaaaagagaggaaattcTTGATGGAACTCGTGGAGAAACAGATGGAAGAGGAAAGAGCAAGAGTTCCTAGAGCCAATCCCTATCCTTATACCACTGACTATCCTGTG GTTCCACCAAGACCAGAGCCCAAACCATGCACAAAACCAGAACCTTTCCAATTGGAGAGTTTAGTAAGGCATGAGGAGGAAATGCAACGGGAAATggaagaaagagaaaggaaggaaaaagaagaggCTCAGATGAGGATATTCAGAGCACAGCCAGTCCTTAAAGA GGACCCAATTCCAGTACCAGAGAAAGCGCGAAAACCACTCACACAGGTTCAACAATTCAATCTCCATGCAGATCAGAGGGCAGTTGAAAGGGCAGAATTTGACCACAAG gtGAAGGAGAAAGAAGTGTTGTACAAGAGATACAGAGAGGAGAGTGAAACTGCAAAGATG ATGGAGGAGGAAAAGGCGTTGAAACAGCTGCGGAGAACGATGGTCCCCCATGCCCGGCCAGTACCGAATTTTAACCATCCATTCTGCCCCCAGAA GTCATCCAAGGAAGCTACAAAGGCAAAGTCTCCTAATTTAAGAGTGCTccagagaagagagagaaggaagatgatgatggtgaaCGCTGCTTCATCTGCCGCCGCTTCTGGCATGCGATGA
- the LOC118049854 gene encoding protein TPX2 isoform X3 — translation MAAENEDSSTATTMTNTTTLMTFVDEAYEFSAPKFYDFVKGESDEDSRNAELWFDVTASYAPSPFMPRIKTGRSFKVEALCDFSKADQFNKVAESSDSKASDSNSQSEIMPPPAEAAAPIETGKEEKTSDEDNKENNANLVNVVSAGEVTCEKEKKVGFACAEGNGSTSSLRTENTDGKESSKNEAYCTPKPPMSSRNRGPLTDSKKNQSARRIASLVKNPSLLKPKNQSQSSQVKGIKPASVKKPPNVKNVAGTTNLAQENQAIKKQKLEGGRSRQILNAKPPQPLTHKSKLGLSSGSSNLCSSVANKMKKEERKVYVREQAAPGPFVSTAEMMNKFQSNTRGLSMPHLNNSISHDGPASVIQRKPKLTLTRPKEPEFETAQRVRSVKIKSSAEIEEEMMAKIPKFKARPLNKKILEAATLPALPRSTPQPPEFLEFHLETAARANQNAESTSVASTEVSHQSNLWKPHHLTEPKTPVLHTSLRARPARVKSSLELEKEEIEKIPKFKARPLNKKIFESKGAMGVFCHAKKQVTVPQEFHFATNERIPPQAAVVDMFDKLSLRSEPILDNPIPRNTKPNPFHLHTEERGAEKERKFLMELVEKQMEEERARVPRANPYPYTTDYPVVPPRPEPKPCTKPEPFQLESLVRHEEEMQREMEERERKEKEEAQMRIFRAQPVLKEDPIPVPEKARKPLTQVQQFNLHADQRAVERAEFDHKVKEKEVLYKRYREESETAKMMEEEKALKQLRRTMVPHARPVPNFNHPFCPQKSSKEATKAKSPNLRVLQRRERRKMMMVNAASSAAASGMR, via the exons ATGGCAGCGGAGAATGAGGATTCTTCAACTGCAACGACAATGACGAATACGACGACGTTGATGACGTTTGTAGATGAGGCGTACGAGTTTTCGGCTCCgaagttttatgattttgtgAAAGGAGAATCGGATGAAGATTCTAGAAACGCTGAGCTTTGGTTCGATGTTACTGCGTCCTACGCTCCTTCTC CTTTTATGCCTAGAATTAAGACTGGTAGATCATTTAAGGTAGAGGCCTTATGTGATTTTAGCAAAGCAGACCAGTTTAACAAG GTAGCAGAATCATCTGATTCAAAAGCTTCAGACAGTAACTCTCAATCAGAGATCATGCCACCACCTGCAGAAGCAGCAGCACCTATTGAAAcggggaaagaagaaaaaacttctGATGAGgataacaaagaaaacaatGCTAACCTCGTCAATGTA GTTTCTGCTGGTGAGGTTACTtgtgaaaaagagaagaaggtgGGGTTTGCATGTGCTGAAGGAAATGGAAG CACTTCTTCTCTGCGAACTGAGAACACTGATGGTAAAGAGAGCAGTAAAAATGAAGCTTACTGCACCCCTAAGCCACCAATGTCTTCTCGGAACAGAGGCCCGTTGACTGATTCCAAGAAGAATCAGTCAGCTAGACGCATAGCTAGCTTGGTTAAGAATCCATCTTTGCTGAAGCCAAAGAATCAATCACAGTCTTCACAAGTTAAGGGAATCAAACCAGCAAGTGTCAAAAA ACCACCTAATGTGAAAAATGTTGCTGGGACTACCAATTTAGCCCAAGAGAACCAGGCGATTAAGAAACAGAAGCTGGAGGGAGGGAGATCCAGACAG aTTCTTAATGCCAAGCCCCCACAACCATTGACACACAAGTCCAAACTGGGACTTAGCAGTGGCAGTTCTAACTTGTGTTCGTCTGTTgctaataaaatgaagaaagaggagagaaag gtTTATGTTCGGGAACAAGCAGCTCCAGGTCCATTTGTTTCAACGGCAGAAATGATGAATAAGTTTCAATCAAATACTAGAGGATTGTCAATGCCACACCTTAACAATTCTATCTCACAT GATGGTCCTGCATCTGTTATCCAGAGGAAGCCTAAGCTCACACTGACAAGGCCCAAGGAGCCTGAATTTGAAACAGCTCAGCGCGTTCGCtcagtcaaaataaaaagttctGCTGagattgaagaagagatgatgGCCAAAATTCCCAAGTTCAAAGCTAGACCACTGAACAAGAAG ATTCTGGAAGCTGCAACATTACCTGCATTACCAAGAAGCACACCACAGCCACCTGAGTTCCTG GAGTTTCACTTAGAGACAGCAGCAAGGGCAAATCAGAATGCAGAATCAACTTCAGTGGCTTCAACAGAAGTGTCTCATCAG AGTAATCTATGGAAACCTCATCATCTTACAGAGCCCAAAACCCCTGTTCTTCATACATCTTTAAGGGCCCGTCCAGCAAGGGTGAAAAGTTCTTTAGAGCTAGAGAAAGAGGAGATAGAAAAGATCCCTAAATTTAAAGCAAGACCTCTGAATAAGAAG ATATTTGAAAGTAAAGGAGCGATGGGGGTTTTCTGCCATGCAAAGAAGCAAGTCACCGTACCTCAAGAATTTCACTTTGCCACAAACGAGAGGATTCCACCACAAGCTGCTGTAGTTGATATGTTTGACAAG CTCTCACTGAGGTCAGAACCTATCCTTGACAACCCGATTCCAAGAAACACAAAGCCAAATCCATTCCATCTCCACACAGAG GAAAGAGGGGCcgaaaaagagaggaaattcTTGATGGAACTCGTGGAGAAACAGATGGAAGAGGAAAGAGCAAGAGTTCCTAGAGCCAATCCCTATCCTTATACCACTGACTATCCTGTG GTTCCACCAAGACCAGAGCCCAAACCATGCACAAAACCAGAACCTTTCCAATTGGAGAGTTTAGTAAGGCATGAGGAGGAAATGCAACGGGAAATggaagaaagagaaaggaaggaaaaagaagaggCTCAGATGAGGATATTCAGAGCACAGCCAGTCCTTAAAGA GGACCCAATTCCAGTACCAGAGAAAGCGCGAAAACCACTCACACAGGTTCAACAATTCAATCTCCATGCAGATCAGAGGGCAGTTGAAAGGGCAGAATTTGACCACAAG gtGAAGGAGAAAGAAGTGTTGTACAAGAGATACAGAGAGGAGAGTGAAACTGCAAAGATG ATGGAGGAGGAAAAGGCGTTGAAACAGCTGCGGAGAACGATGGTCCCCCATGCCCGGCCAGTACCGAATTTTAACCATCCATTCTGCCCCCAGAA GTCATCCAAGGAAGCTACAAAGGCAAAGTCTCCTAATTTAAGAGTGCTccagagaagagagagaaggaagatgatgatggtgaaCGCTGCTTCATCTGCCGCCGCTTCTGGCATGCGATGA
- the LOC118049830 gene encoding non-specific lipid-transfer protein 13 — protein MLRVAGCCFLVLLASGLDIAYSESKCEPVFEYFPYCLDFLTGYDNKPSKRCCDHIYKLNRLAKRGLGAQMICWCIEYMVRGTEPRIRADRISELPTKCQTHLSFPISEWKDCNAYSLLSFSLSFPHHKTFY, from the coding sequence ATGCTGCGTGTCGCTGGGTGCTGCTTTCTAGTCCTCCTGGCTTCTGGGCTAGATATTGCTTATTCTGAGAGTAAATGCGAGCCTGTGTTCGAGTACTTCCCTTACTGCCTGGATTTTCTCACAGGCTATGACAATAAACCATCGAAAAGATGCTGTGATCATATCTATAAACTCAACAGATTAGCGAAGCGTGGACTGGGAGCACAGATGATCTGTTGGTGCATTGAATACATGGTGAGGGGCACGGAGCCTCGAATAAGGGCTGATCGGATAAGTGAACTTCCGACCAAGTGCCAAACACATCTTAGTTTCCCCATTTCTGAGTGGAAGGACTGCAATGCGTATAGCCTCTTGTCCTTTTCTTTGAGCTTCCCTCACCACAAAACTTTTTACTGA